AATGCTGTTTGTCCGCAGTTTTGAACGCACCGAAAGGGTCTTTGATGCCATGCGCGCCCGCGGATACAAAGGCAAGATGCCGGAGCAGCTTGAATTGAAATTGCATGGCGCGGATCTCTTGGCGGCGGGATTATGGATGACAGCCGGTATCGTCCTGATCCTTTTTGACCGCCTGGGATGACCGCCCGGATGAATAAAGAAGATACCCATGCATGAACTGGCCCACACCGCAGCACCGCTCGACATCCCATCCCCATTGTTCCGCGTGCGGGACCTCTCCTATCGGTATGCGAACGGTACCGTGGCCCTGTCGGATATCCATCTGGATATCGCGGCCGGTGACCGAGTTGCGCTGGTCGGGCAGAACGGCTCCGGCAAAACGACTCTGATCAAGCAATTGTGCGGTTTGCTGGCGCCATCCCGCGGCAACGTGTCTTACCGGGGTCAATCTCTCGAAGGAGACCACCTGGATCGCAGCCGCCTGGAGATCGGCCTTCTGTTCCAGGATCCCGACGACCAGCTCTTCGGTCACACGGTGTTGGACGACGCCGCCTTCGGCCCCCTGAACCAGGGTCTCGCCCGGGAGACGGCGCAGCAGGCAGCCCGGCTGGCCCTGCAGCGCGTCTTCCTGGATGACAAGATCTACAAAGCCCCCCACCATCTGAGTTTCGGACAGAAAAAGCGCGCCGCGCTGGCCGGTCTTCTGGCCATGCGGCCTCGCGTGCTGCTGCTCGACGAACCCACGGCCAATCTCGATCCCCGGCAGGAAGAAGTTTTCCTCGACCTGCTCAAAGGCTTCGATGGCACGTTGGTGTGCGTCAGCCACGACCTGTTGTTTCTCTACGAGCTGTGCCGCCGGGCAGTGGTCATGGAAAATGGGTGCATCGAACATGACTACGCCATGGACGATCTGGTCTCCCAGCGCGAAGAATTGCGCGCCCACGGTCTCGATTTTTCTTTTCGATTGGTGGTCAATGCTTCGACCGAAACATCGGTTGCCGACGGTCCGACCTGTGCGACCAAGGACGACGACTTCCATTCGGAGAGCGGTGCCGCGCCCATGGTCGAGATGCACGATTACAATTTTCGCTACCCGGACGGTACCCGGGCGTTAAAGCACATTGATATCGCCATTTCATCCGGCGATCGAATTGCTGTGGTCGGAGAAAACGGGGCCGGCAAAACCACCCTTCTCGCCTGCCTTCTGGGTCTTCAGCAAGGAGAGGGAACCTATCTTTTCGAGGGAGATCCGGTCAAGCGCAAGAAACGCAAGGAGTTATGGCGAAAGGTGGGGATGGTTTTTCAGGACAGCGCCGATCAGCTCTTTTGCCCCAGCGTCGAGGAAGAAATTGCATTCGGGCTGCAGCAGATGGGCTATTCCAAATCCCTAATCCGAACGCGCATCGAGGAAGCACTTGCCATGGTGCATCTGGAGGGTTTCGAAACGCGTGTGCCCCTGCACATGTCCGGCGGTGAGCGCAAACGCCTGGCCCTGGCCTGCGTGCTGGCCATGACCCCTAAACTGCTGATTCTCGATGAACCCACCGCCGGACTGGACCCCCGGGGAGAGGAGCTGCTGCTCACCATTC
This Desulfatitalea tepidiphila DNA region includes the following protein-coding sequences:
- a CDS encoding ABC transporter ATP-binding protein; this encodes MHELAHTAAPLDIPSPLFRVRDLSYRYANGTVALSDIHLDIAAGDRVALVGQNGSGKTTLIKQLCGLLAPSRGNVSYRGQSLEGDHLDRSRLEIGLLFQDPDDQLFGHTVLDDAAFGPLNQGLARETAQQAARLALQRVFLDDKIYKAPHHLSFGQKKRAALAGLLAMRPRVLLLDEPTANLDPRQEEVFLDLLKGFDGTLVCVSHDLLFLYELCRRAVVMENGCIEHDYAMDDLVSQREELRAHGLDFSFRLVVNASTETSVADGPTCATKDDDFHSESGAAPMVEMHDYNFRYPDGTRALKHIDIAISSGDRIAVVGENGAGKTTLLACLLGLQQGEGTYLFEGDPVKRKKRKELWRKVGMVFQDSADQLFCPSVEEEIAFGLQQMGYSKSLIRTRIEEALAMVHLEGFETRVPLHMSGGERKRLALACVLAMTPKLLILDEPTAGLDPRGEELLLTILRELDATLLLVSHDIFFVRALTCRTLVMHQGQIIEDLPTESFLQDRRLGNLNGLAFAFRQRGGDAIRALQHEHEHHYPHRHLHSHPHRHGEIVHEHLHEHAHEHPHRIVHSHPGDAQDHDHRPRRLQAHDHPDHDNDPDHHP